TGCCTTTATCAGGATCCttacaaatgtgtttttttgtaaGATACAATCCGTAGAAATGTAAATGAATATGTGTTGTGTATTCATAATGCTAGTACATACTTTACTAAAGCAAGTCCTAACAGGTGTAAAAGTCCAATGaaataagaaaattaaaaaacacaaaaaaaaaaaaacctttcccTCCGTCACATTTCAAAGTAACAGATAATCAAAAGTTCAAGCAAGAAATCTGAAGAAAATCTTTGCAATTGGAATGAAACTGTGACGTGTCGTCTGGGGCCTGCAGTGAAACATATGCAGCTCCAGCTATGGACGCAAGCTCTTTTTCCAAAAGGAACAGTGACATCACATGAAAATATACTTTCGTGAGGAGGAAACGAGCCACTTCCATTCTGAATCTCCAACCGCTTCCATGTCTGTGACCTCCCCCTCCAGCAACCCGCCGAACAAAGTCAATGGTGGGCGGGACCACCGTGCTCAGTTTTCGGGCCTTTCTGAATGTCACTGAGATGATCTCGAGCTCCCATTGGCTCCTGTCTGCGATTACGTCACAATCATGATTAGAATTGATGATCGGACGTTCTGATTTCATTGTCTAGCAAAGGGGACTGGTGAAGAAATCTGCTGATTTGGAACGTTCGTCTGATTTTGACATCCGAAATGGTACGTTAGAAGGCGATTTCGCTTTTCGCTGAAGGCTGCCGTTAAGTGCGTTCGTTGTCTTCCGGTCGAGGCTAGGGTCAGCGCGAGGGAGCCTCCCAGGGTCGGGAAATCACAGATTTGAAGGAAAAGTTTAGCTGCAGCTATCCACTGGGAAAGCTATGCTAATGCTAGCTTACGTCGGCTGGCTCGGACATGGCCGCTCAGGCCTGCAAGCTAACGCAGGCTGCCTGCACGGCCGTTGCGGTAGAGCGGCTCTTACCCGGTGTGTTTACCGTCTGGCTCCCTGTCCTACGGTTAAGACGTGTGCTCCCTATGTGGTAATTATGTGTCTAAATCCACTTGCTGCTGCCTGGGCGGCGTTCTAAGCCGACTTGCCCACAATTGTTTGCTAATTCTCGCCGCAGTATTTCCATACAGACAGTAGCCATGCGCAGTCAGCGTACCAAAATAAACCTGCAGCCTGCTTATTGGTCGCACAACATGCCCGTAAGCGACTTACTGCTTCGCGAAACCTCCAGCTATTCtcatttcaaaactttttttctgaccgCTGCCTTTCAACTCTTCGAAAGTTGCAGTTTCGTTCTTAATCCGTGCTGGTTctcgttgttgttgttttttcctctttcgtTCCCATACATGTGTTTTAAATTCCATCTCCCCAGTGTTGAAAGTAACAACACTTCGCCTTGCGTCTCACTAGTTTTCTTTAAGCACTTGTCAGGGCGTCAAATTGTGTGTCCATTTCAGTAGCGTCAACAATTAACTTTTTCCCGTGGAAAAGATGGCATAGGAACTCGGCCTCGCTTGTGATGCATTTAGCGCTATTGTTGTTATTTCTACTATAAAGGAGCCTTTTTATTTAGCCGGGGAAATGTGGTGTCTGTCCTGGCCAAAGGCAGGAAACGCACAATACACACGCAGTGACACACATAACATGATTCTACATGTTCAGTTGATGAAGAATAGACCACAGAAACACAAGAACCACGATGAATGCCACACCTGAAGAAATATGAAACTTTTCACAGACAGTGGTAGTAGTGTTCATTCACAAAACAGTTCCATCCTGACGTCAGTGCTTTCCCAACTCTCTTCTGTATTACATGACAAACAATGTTGACCAGTTGTCTGCTATGTGGGACGAgcatctttttgttttggtttgtttttcgcTCATGAGAACAGTGCTGTCCGCTTTGCTTTCCCACTCAGCCACAGGACCCAGCGGTGTGCCGGGCACACTGAGGCAAGATGAGCACAATCAAAGCTGTGCTGTCGTAGAAAGATGGAGGTGCCGCTGTGATCTGCATGGCTGCCCCGTTCCCCTCCAGTAGCAGCAGAATGGATGCGTGGCCACAGAGGCGTGGCCTGCAGACTGTGAGTATGTTACAGATGACATACGAATGTCGAAAggttgaaaatgaaaaacagccacacaaaaaaaaatggttaaaatgtttaatgaaCGACGTGTTCTGGCTGACAGACGCCGCGTGAGTGTCATCGAGTCGAAAAAGCTTCAAGTGAATATCATCTACTGTGATCTGTTTGACTGATGGTTTTACCAAAGAGTGGGGTGTTTTTGGTGGGCTCTTGGCCTTTGTGACTGCCTTTCAGATGAACCTGCGGTCAGTGTTTACAGTTGAACAGCAGCGGATCCTGGAACGTTACTATGAGAATGGgatgaccaatcagagcaagtCATGTTTCCAGCTAATACTGCAATGTGCACAGGAGGCCAAACTGGACTTCAGTGTTGTCCGGGTAGGCCCATGAACTGTGCTGTGATTTTATTTCCATTTGAAGCTGTGAGTTTGATCTGTGCTGAGTCACAAATGATCTAGTTCCTCATATTTTGCTGAatgttttcctttattttcctttttttttttaaagtgatgtTACTGTTGCTCTTATCACGCAGACATGGGTTGGCAACAAAAGACGGAAGCTTGCCTCCAAGGCTGACCAGAATGGCAGCGTGTCTCATTCCTTGTCTAGTCACGGAATAGCCGGAGGGCTACTCTCCAATCATGCATTAGCCGGGGGTGTTCTGTCCAATCATAGCCTTGCGGCAGGGGCGCTGCTTCCTGCTGATATGGCTGCAGCACGGAATCGTGTGCACCTTCTCCCTCCATCCTCGTCTTTCCCTTCTTTCTCATCAACATCTTCCTCCCCCTCATCCTCCTCCCCGCTTAGCAGTGgaggcaacaacaacaacaacaataatgacGTAATACTGACCGGGATCTACTCTCTGAACTCCGTCCCTCGCTCCCGGCCGAGACCCCCGGCCGCTCCACCTCAGTCCGACTCCGAGCTTTCAGCCCACGCGTCTTCATCTCTGATCAACCAGGtgctgcagagcaggaacagctCCACGTCCTCACCCGTCCACTCCAAGCTAGTGTCCCTCTCACAGAATCTCTCATCCCTCACATCTGCCTCAGGACCTTTAGTCTACACTGCAGTCAGGAAGGGCACTTTATCcattggggaggggggggtaaGTGCAGGAGCAGGGGTGGTACCTCACAGCTGGACTAGACAGTATGGTACAGCGCAAACCCGCCCTTGGTCCTCTTCCTCACAATCCCAGACTCAGCTTCAGCCCAGACCTCACTCCAACCCCCAACCTCAACCTCCTGCCCCGCAGAAGATCCGGGTCTCCCTCCCTGCCCCGAACCCCGGCGCCTCCTCCGAGCTGACGCCTCGCATTCAGCAGGTCTTCACCTTGACAGAAAAAGGCGAGGACGACCGCCTCAGATCTGGACAAGCGTCTTCCCGGAGTAGCCAGGAGACCCATAGACCAGCACCACTGGACACCAGTCATAACTTGTCCATTGCCATGGAAACTGGAGACGAAGAGGATGAGTGGCAAAGGGAGGAGGAGTTGGCAAATATGGCCGCTCAAACGCACATCCACAGGGAGCGGACATTAGCCAGCCCAACTGGGGCTGAAGTGTCCGTCGTAAGAGGAAGCTGCACTCCTCCCACGACTGGCTCCAGGCCTGCGTCGCTTCACAGCAACACAAGCCTTCAGGGCAGCTACTCACTCACAGCGCAGACCTCATATACAGGAGAATCGAGTTCTCAGGTAGGAGAAGTTCTTCTATCAGTAACATTGTTCCTCAAAGGGATTCGAGAGATTTAAGGTGTGTGTCTTTATGTGTAGACTTCACTCAGCGTGTCTGCAGCCCCCTGGGTCATAAGCAactccagaaaaagaacagtAAGTACTTCTTACCCGAGCGACGCGGTTCACGGCGTGAACGTAGAGTTATGTGCATGCATGTCTGTAATAAAGCATCATCTCGAGCCTACTTTCTGTCTGTGTGCATGCAGTGTATTCACCCAGaggttcatgttttcagctgcagGATCGGACTCAGTTCAGCGATGGGGATCTCATCCAGCTGAAGCGCTACTGGGACCGAGGCATGACTAGTCTGGGCTCAGTGTGCAGGGAGAAGATCACTGCTGCAGCCAACCAGCTCAATGTAGACACTGAAATAGTCAAGGTAAAAAAAACTTCACAGAGGGGGCCGTTGAGG
Above is a genomic segment from Odontesthes bonariensis isolate fOdoBon6 chromosome 13, fOdoBon6.hap1, whole genome shotgun sequence containing:
- the hdx gene encoding highly divergent homeobox; its protein translation is MAAPFPSSSSRMDAWPQRRGLQTMNLRSVFTVEQQRILERYYENGMTNQSKSCFQLILQCAQEAKLDFSVVRTWVGNKRRKLASKADQNGSVSHSLSSHGIAGGLLSNHALAGGVLSNHSLAAGALLPADMAAARNRVHLLPPSSSFPSFSSTSSSPSSSSPLSSGGNNNNNNNDVILTGIYSLNSVPRSRPRPPAAPPQSDSELSAHASSSLINQVLQSRNSSTSSPVHSKLVSLSQNLSSLTSASGPLVYTAVRKGTLSIGEGGVSAGAGVVPHSWTRQYGTAQTRPWSSSSQSQTQLQPRPHSNPQPQPPAPQKIRVSLPAPNPGASSELTPRIQQVFTLTEKGEDDRLRSGQASSRSSQETHRPAPLDTSHNLSIAMETGDEEDEWQREEELANMAAQTHIHRERTLASPTGAEVSVVRGSCTPPTTGSRPASLHSNTSLQGSYSLTAQTSYTGESSSQTSLSVSAAPWVISNSRKRTLQDRTQFSDGDLIQLKRYWDRGMTSLGSVCREKITAAANQLNVDTEIVKTWISNRRRKYRLMGIEIPPPKGGPAVFTTSSPGNDSPAALSPDGERLRTPELGDDLNDGRSVCLSEDGTVDSQQGDGDDGLDMSTAAPLANNVKIEVIDEDEEADDDDDDELVASDLEQMQNLLEFKHEEVQFLENELENQKQKYQELAIFTKSLLIAVRTNDLERQQELLASLPQPSDQDWDMTAERGAQPDATPNHGDPHTDGVSSLDPLQAQAKEEFLLVTINKEDTTTEVPEPSASEELLQEAAAEQN